The Streptomyces avermitilis MA-4680 = NBRC 14893 genome contains a region encoding:
- a CDS encoding DsbA family protein, with protein sequence MNDSSPAPLAVPVLDVWCELQCPDCRSALDDLRALRARYGDRLELRLRHFPLEKHKHAFAAAQAAEEAAEQGQGWPYVEAVLGRVEELDRKGEPFLVEVARELGLDAEEFDTALIDGRHILIVDADQAEGKAIGVTGTPTYVIGGERLDGNKSQKGLRERVEEIADRLLAEREQEG encoded by the coding sequence ATGAACGACTCCTCCCCCGCGCCTCTCGCCGTCCCCGTGCTGGACGTCTGGTGCGAACTCCAGTGCCCCGACTGCCGCAGCGCCCTCGACGACCTGCGCGCGCTGCGCGCCCGCTACGGCGATCGTCTCGAGCTGCGGCTGCGGCACTTCCCGCTGGAGAAGCACAAGCACGCCTTCGCCGCGGCCCAGGCCGCCGAGGAGGCCGCGGAGCAGGGGCAGGGCTGGCCGTACGTCGAGGCGGTGCTCGGCCGGGTCGAGGAGCTGGACCGTAAGGGAGAACCCTTCCTGGTCGAGGTGGCCCGCGAACTCGGTCTGGACGCAGAGGAGTTCGACACGGCGCTGATCGACGGCCGGCACATCCTGATCGTCGACGCGGACCAGGCCGAGGGCAAGGCGATCGGCGTGACCGGCACCCCCACCTATGTCATCGGCGGCGAGCGCCTCGACGGCAACAAGAGCCAGAAGGGGCTGCGCGAGCGCGTCGAGGAAATCGCGGACCGCCTCCTGGCGGAGCGTGAACAGGAAGGCTGA
- a CDS encoding GNAT family N-acetyltransferase, producing MTTTLRPVEPLQHAADGTRSRRYHVCVNSRPVGVIHLATHPVFGPSVARIDELRIEEPDRRRGRGTVAALAAEEVVRGWGCKRIEVQVPGEAGLRLAGALGYVLRNRGMEKRLGTTAPGLPEGSRGRPMTAAEFGPWEERGRAHYAQSWIDRGVPEAEAREKAEKDHARHLPDGVDSPGTLLTVLEHEGVPVGTLWLALSEGSTFVFDVEADARHRGQGHGRSLMLLAEAQSVAAGKSRIGLNVFAGNTPAERLYESLGYEPTQYVLYKELL from the coding sequence CACGTGTGCGTGAACAGCCGCCCCGTAGGCGTGATCCACCTCGCGACGCACCCTGTTTTCGGGCCGTCCGTCGCCCGGATCGACGAGCTGCGCATCGAGGAGCCGGACCGGCGGCGCGGCCGCGGCACGGTCGCCGCGCTCGCCGCGGAGGAGGTGGTGCGCGGCTGGGGCTGCAAGCGGATCGAGGTCCAGGTGCCCGGCGAGGCCGGCCTGCGGCTGGCCGGCGCGCTCGGCTACGTCCTGCGCAACCGCGGCATGGAGAAGCGGCTCGGCACCACCGCCCCGGGACTTCCCGAGGGCAGCCGGGGGCGGCCCATGACGGCTGCCGAGTTCGGTCCGTGGGAGGAGCGTGGCAGGGCGCACTACGCGCAGAGCTGGATCGACCGGGGCGTTCCCGAGGCCGAGGCACGGGAGAAGGCGGAGAAGGACCACGCCAGGCATCTCCCCGACGGCGTGGACAGTCCCGGAACACTGCTCACCGTCCTGGAGCACGAAGGGGTGCCCGTCGGAACGCTGTGGCTGGCGCTGTCCGAGGGCAGCACGTTCGTCTTCGACGTCGAGGCCGACGCACGCCACCGCGGCCAGGGCCACGGACGTTCGCTGATGCTGCTGGCCGAGGCCCAGTCGGTGGCCGCCGGAAAGAGCCGGATCGGCCTCAACGTCTTCGCCGGCAACACCCCCGCGGAGCGCCTCTACGAGTCACTGGGCTACGAGCCGACGCAGTACGTCCTGTACAAGGAGCTGCTCTGA